The genomic region acttgggaggctgaggcaggagaatcgcttgaaccctggaggtggaggttgcagtgagcctagatcgtgctattgcactccagcctgggtaacggagtgagactctgtctcaaaagaagaaaagagaagagaagagaagggagacaagagaggggaggagaggggaaggaacaAGACAGGGGAAGGTGGGGGGAGGAAAGGGGGGGAgcaaggtgggaggggagggggggggaggggaaggaaggaaaggaaaatagattAAGGAATTAAATTTGAAACATAGTGTAAACATTTCATGACATCAGTTTGGGCAAGAATTTGTTAGACAATTTGGGCAAGAATTTGTTAGACAAGACCTCAAAATCATgagtaacaaaagcaaaaataaattggattacatcaaactagaaagcttctgcacagcaaaggaaacaatcaacagagtgaagagacaacctatgaaTGTAGAAATGATAATGGTTTCTACattcatagggttgttatgaggaatgaatgaattaaaacttGTAAAATACTTCAGACAGTGCTTGACATAaaacaagtgctcaataaatattagctattattgaTTATATTGCCCTGGTCAGTGTCAAATTGCATATGGGAGATGAGAATGGTAACAAGGATAATTCTTGCTTGCATATTCGAATGCAGGATGCTGCCATTCACTGTTATAAAAAAACTCTGGAAGAGAAGGAAGTGATGAAAAGCGTAAATTTAGTTTTGAACATGTGGGTTTTTTGAGATATCTAGGTGGAGATGTTGAGAAAGTGATTGGCTGTATGAGCCTGGAGTTCCAGAAGAGTTcaggagaggagacagaaggAGCAGTCTGAGAAGTAggagaaaaaaacccagaaagatgTTGGCACAGAGGCCAAGGGAAGAGAGAGTTTTAAGAAGGAATGAATGGTCAACAGATAcaaataaagactgaaaaatgtCCATTGGATTTAGCAGCATGATGGTGATTGATGACCTTGGCAAGAGCTGTTGGTTTGATAGTAGCCCAATATTCTAGATAAATTTGTTTACAAGTCAAGGTAGCAATGAAGTGTCTAAGGTCAATTTGTCCTCTGTCCTAGCAAGTGTTTTCCATTTCAAATTCTCTACTTCTTAGCCATACATGTCTTATTCCTACTTTACAGGTCTGATTGGATGCCACAGGAAATCAGTCTATTGGCATGTGATTGGAATGGGCACCACTCCTGAAGTGCACTCAATATTCCTCGAAGGTCACACATTTCTTGTGAGGAACCATCGCCAGGCCTCCTTGGAAATCTCGCCAATAACTTTCCTTACAGCTCAAACACTCTTGATGGACCTTGGACAGTTTCTACTGTTTTGTCATATCTCTTCCCACCAACATGGTAATATCTTGGATCTTTAAAATGAGTATGATAAATATCCAGTCCTACTTTTAATAGAATTTACTGGACAATGTACAGGAATGTAGTGTGTTGCTGAAGGGGGCATTTTAGAGTTGCTGTGTTAGACTTCAACCAAGATCCCCTAGTTTCTAGCTTCCAGTGTAAAGTCTTTACCTTGACTATAAAAGGGCTGGAGTATTAGTAGGACTCATGGATTTTTAGTTAAATGTCTGTGATGGAGAAAAAATGGCTTATGGATGACTAAGATGGGAAAATGAGGAGAATAGTATGCCCTTGGTTTCTCAGCCTTGTCCCATTAACTACGCTCCAATATTGAGAGAGGAACTGCAGGTTGTAgctgaagagatttttttttttttttgagaaatctagGGAAATGGAAAAAAGGTATTGCCCAGGTTGCAACTGTAAGGGCTCCAGTATATCAGTAGTAATGCCCAGAGATGACAGGCTATTGTAGAGCAAGCTTGACTTCACACACCAGATAGCTAGAGGCACTCTGTAGATACCTGGCAGTATATACTGAGGGCAGGTCAGGAGCTAGTGAATTTTAGGACAAGTAACATGGGATTGAAAGCTGGTCAGCATATGTGAAGCACCACATGAGGTTTTCAAGGACTATTTGGTGGGAACTTTGCAAAGAGTCAAAGGTTCTGTGTAAGCAAATTAGGATGATGGTAACTacagttttaaattattgttaatgtAACTTTATTTGTAACTGCTAGTTGTGCAAATTCAGATTGCATCATTGTTTCACCCCAATTTTgcttacttttgtatttattctgCTAACTCTTAATCTTGGATCAACCTAATAACCCTCTTTCTCTACCCCTCTTGTGGCCATTGAAGGCTTAGTTTGTGCTgcaataacagaataccacagaatgagtaatttataatggaCAGAAacttattggctcacagttctgggggctgggaggtCCAATATCAAGTTGCCAGCAACTAGCaaaggccttcttgctgtgtcttgaCATGGTGGAAGGCATTGCATGACAAAAGGGCAAAgaaagggtgagagagagaagagagcaaaAGAAGGGTGAACTCACTTCTGTGATAATGAATCCACTCCCATGAACCCTTTCCCCAGATAactgcattagtccattcatgagggtggaacccttGTGACCTAAACACCTTTATATGTTCACCTCTCAACACCATCACAATGATAATTAAATTTCAatgtgagttttggaggggacagacattcaaaccatagcaagagctgttggagaaaaatatcagagaggcctaatcttttatatttaacagcatttctttcttcctaGTACTCTTATATTAATGTTCTCCTCAGGTTCCTTGGTTGAATTAGAAAAGAGTTTTGATCTTGCCACGTATCCACCATTTTCCTCCTTATGTTCTATTAGTGACCTTGTTTATAGTCCTCTGTAGTGATTAAGAATAGAAATCTCTTTTCCCCATCCATCACATAATATTTATGGAATTTTGACAAGACCTTAGTAGACAAAAAGTGTCATACTGAATGAGTAACAAGAAGTTGATGCACAAACAAAATTCTTGCAGGCACAGAGGAATAGGTCATTTACTTGTATATGATCATTGTCAATCAGTCATTGTCCAGTTGGAGCCTGATTCAgtttaacagtttattttttgttttgtttttttactttcacAGATTCTATCCACtgattttaatctttatttttcagaaaaataatgctttatcTTATTGAACCTCAGACAAAACACTTCGTTTTTAGATGCAGACTGAATTATGTTTAAGGCTACATGAACCTCAGACTAGTTGTTTGCTGCTCCTAAAACCTGCCCTGTTCCTCATAATCAAGTAAACAGGTCTCCCTTCTTAGAAGTATTTGATCTTCAAAATTGCCCTGTGTTATAAATACAGCAGGAATTATTATTGTCCATTTCACAAACCGTAAAGATGAGACTGAGAATGTTGAATAGATTTGCTGTAGGGTTTACAACTAGTCACAGGCAGACATGCTCTTAAAATACATATCTCCTTGATTTTAAGTTGTATCTTGTCATGTTTATATGAACTTGGAACATGTCTTAAAGTTTATATCTACACTAACATTTTTCCCAATACGCTGTTATTAAATCAATGATTTGTATTATAATCCAATAGGGTAAATATAGAAATCATTAGGTGACTATGGGGATGGGGAGCTGGTCTGGTCTAGGCTTTGAAATGCTGAAAATATGCAGTTCTTCAAGTCTCTTTGTTTATCATTTGGCTGTAGGGGAATGATAGGCTCAAAACCAGTTCCAGAAGGGAAATAGTAATACATATATAAGAGCAAATGAATAACTTTTGAAAAGGAGGTAAAACATATATAGAGAAGGGTCAGGCAGAAGGGAAATGGTGAGTGCAAAGACCAGAGGAAGAAACAAGCAAGTGCCAGATAATCCATGTAGAGATAAGTATATATAGGAAAGTGGCAAGAAGGGAAAGTGATGTGGAAAGGGGGGTGCTTAGGGGAGAGCCTGGAAGGCCTAATAAGAGAGAAAGAGTCCTGAAAATTAAGGtaagtgatatagtttggatatttgtcttcactgaaatctcatgttgaattgtaatttccaatgctggaggtggggtctggtggcagatgtttggatcatgggggtgaatccctcatggcttgatgctgtcttcatgatagtgagttctcatgatatttGGTCATTTAGAAATGTGTGACAACGTGCACTCTCTGTCTTGcccctgctttcaccatgtgacaagTCTCCTCCCCCTTCACCTAcccccatgattgtaagcttcctgagacctccctgaagtcaagcagatgccagcaccatgcttcccatataacctgcagaactatgagccaattcaatctcttctttataaattacccagtctctggtatttctttatagcaatgcaagaacagcctaatacagcgGGACACTCTGACATTGTTTGGTTTGTCTGACTCCAGATGGCATGGAAGCTTATGTCAAAGTAGACAGTTGCCCAGAGGAACCCCAACTAcgaatgaaaaataatgaagaagcGGAAGACTATGATGATGATCTTGCTGATTCTGAAATGGATGTGGTCAGGTTTGATGATGACAACTCTCCTTCCTTTATCCAAATTCGCTCAGTTGCCAAGAAGCATCCTAAAACTTGGGTACATTACATTGCTGCTGAAGAGGAGGTCTGGGACTATGCTCCCTCAGTCCTCGCCCCTGATGACAGGTAAGCACTTTTTGACTATTGGTACTCTCTCTTCCCCATACTTAAAAAGTTCTTAACAGTTATTCAAACCAACAAATCCTGAAGCCATGTTTAAGGTTAGGTACAGGTATGGAATCAAATGgcaagagtattttttttttttactatactttaagttctagggtacatgtgcacaacgtgcaggtttgttacatatgtatacttgtgccaggttggtgtgctgcacccatcaactcatcagcacccatcaactcgtcatttacatcaggtataactcccagtgcaatccctcccccgtccccataataggccctggtgtgtgatgttccccttcccaagtccaagtgatctcattgttcaattcccacctatgagtgagaacatgcggtgtttggttttctgttcttgcaatagtttgctgagaatgatggtttccagttgcatccatgtccctacaaaggacacaaactcatccttttttatggctgcatagtattccatggtgtatatgtgccacattttcttaatccagtctgtcactgatggacatttgggttgtttccaagtctttgctattgtgaatactgccgcaatgaacatacgtgtgcatgtgtctttatagcagcatgatttataatcctttggatatatccccagtaatgggatggctgagtcatatggtacttctagatctagatccttgaggaatcaccatactgttttccataatggttgaactagtttacaatcccaccaacagtgtaaaagcgttcctatttctccacatcctttccagcacctgttgtttcctgactttttaatgattgccattctaactggtgtgagatggtatctcattgtggttttgatttgcatttctctgatggccagggatgatgaacattttttcatgtgtctgttggctgtatgcatgtcttcttttgagaaatgtttgttcatatcctttgcccactttttgatggggttgtttgttattttcttgtaaatttgtttgagttccttgtagattctggatattagccctttgtcagatggatagattgcaacaattttctcccattctgtaggttgcctgttcactctgatggtagtttcttttgctgtgcagaagctctttagtttaattagatcccatttgtcaattttggcttttgttgccattgcttttggtgttttagacatgaagtccttgcccatgcctatgtcctgaatggtactacctagattttcttctagggtttttatggtattaggtctgcATTTGGAAACTAACATAGCAGAACATCAGAGAAGCTTGTATTTTTCTCACTCCTTGCCTTGATTGAATCATATAAGCTGTTTTAGAGTTGGATTTGAGCCTACCTAGAATTTTTCTTCCCAACCttgcatcttttttttctcttatacaGAAGTTATAAAAGTCAATATTTGAACCATGGCTCTCAGCGGATTGGTAGGAAGTACAAAAAAGTCCGATTTATGGCATACACAGATGAGACCTTTAAGACTCGTGAAGCTATTCAGTATGAATCAGGAATCTTGGGACCTTTACTTTATGGGGAAGTTGGAGACACATTGTTGGTAAGTTGAGGAAAAGATTTAAGGTCTGGTAAGAAGAAAAAGTCTGGAGAGTTTTGAGTTTCTAAAATACTTCATAATTCAGCCTTGTCTCCAATGGACATGATCTTTTAAAAGCTATAAATGTTACACAAATAATAGCTGATTGCACGTATTTGAAGTATGAGTATATAGAATAAAAGTCTAATGTCACCTATTAAACTCGACACTCCTTTGAAATACTGCTTCTTAGACTTTGATACATATCCTTCCAGATCTTTCCCCATTAATTAGATCGTATAGGAGTCAGCAGACTATGGCCTATGAACCAAATTTGGCTTGTGGTCTGCTTTTGAATAGTCTATGAGCTTAGAtgagattttacatttttgaaatattgcaaagaaaagaaatgagcatgggaggaaggggaggagaaggtggaggaggaagagaatatGTGACAGAGGCTAAATAGGGCTCACAATTTTAGAGTATTTACTATCCAGCCTTTTCCAAAAAATGCTTGCTTGCCCCTGATCTAGGATATTAAGAATGAGTATGGTGTAAGTAACAGAATACTCAATGGACAGTGGTTTAAATAAATAAGGGTTTATTTTCTTCACAAGAAATTTGAAGATAGGTCA from Piliocolobus tephrosceles isolate RC106 unplaced genomic scaffold, ASM277652v3 unscaffolded_22167, whole genome shotgun sequence harbors:
- the LOC113221246 gene encoding coagulation factor VIII-like gives rise to the protein MEAYVKVDSCPEEPQLRMKNNEEAEDYDDDLADSEMDVVRFDDDNSPSFIQIRSVAKKHPKTWVHYIAAEEEVWDYAPSVLAPDDRSYKSQYLNHGSQRIGRKYKKVRFMAYTDETFKTREAIQYESGILGPLLYGEVGDTLLVS